A stretch of the Notamacropus eugenii isolate mMacEug1 chromosome 2, mMacEug1.pri_v2, whole genome shotgun sequence genome encodes the following:
- the CTSW gene encoding cathepsin W isoform X1 — MMLPTKLSYLLGLLAMVGLPWNTYSALEQSFHDLPPVTWDIVEQFKAFQIQYNKSYPDPAEQKRRLEIFVDNLAWAQQLTKEHGGMAQFGVTQFSDLTEEEFRQLYQPWWPSSSDPRLKMEKHSRLQRLRTRSCDWRKAGVLNPVRDQKTCNCCWAISAVENVEALWAIQYHKNVVLSVQEVLDCNRCGHSCEGGFVWDAFITILNQSGLAKERDYPYRAQLSHNGCQKRKKEAWIHDFLVLPREENYMAQHLVEKGPITVTINMKLLQNYQKGVIKPDRNCDPQHVDHSVLLVGFGHIHNFTYWTLKNSWGSNWGEKGYFRLHRGSNACGITKYPVTALVAGQSQGRRIRCNG; from the exons ATGATGCTCCCCACTAAGCTCTCCTACCTTCTGGGGCTGCTGGCCATGGTGGGCCTTCCCTGGAACACCTACTCCGCTCTCGAACAG AGTTTCCATGACCTGCCACCAGTCACCTGGGACATCGTGGAGCAATTCAAGGCCTTTCAAATCCAGTATAACAAGAGCTACCCAGATCCGGCAG AACAAAAGCGGCGCTTGGAGATCTTTGTTGACAACCTGGCCTGGGCCCAGCAGCTAACAAAGGAGCATGGGGGCATGGCCCAGTTTGGGGTGACCCAGTTCAGTGACCTCACAG AGGAGGAATTTCGCCAGCTTTACCAACCATGGTGGCCCAGCAGCTCAGATCCCAGGCTGAAGATGGAAAAGCACTCAAGATTGCAGAGACTAAGGACTCGTTCCTGTGACTGGAGGAAGGCAGGAGTCCTCAACCCTGTGAGAGATCAG AAAACTTGCAACTGCTGTTGGGCCATTTCAGCCGTGGAAAACGTCGAGGCTTTGTGGGCCATCCAGTACCATAAGAACGTTGTGCTCTCTGTGCAAG AGGTGCTGGACTGTAACCGTTGTGGACACAGCTGTGAGGGTGGCTTCGTTTGGGATGCCTTCATAACTATCCTCAACCAAA GTGGCCTGGCCAAGGAGAGGGATTATCCCTACAGGGCCCAGCTCTCCCACAATGGTtgtcagaagagaaagaaagaggccTGGATCCACGATTTCTTAGTGCTGCCCAGGGAGGAAAACT ACATGGCTCAGCATTTGGTAGAAAAGGGACCCATCACGGTGACCATCAATATGAAACTCTTacag AACTACCAAAAAGGAGTAATCAAACCAGACCGCAATTGTGATCCTCAACACGTGGACCACAGCGTGCTGCTAGTGGGCTTCGGccaca TCCACAACTTTACCTACTGGACCCTAAAAAACTCCTGGGGCAGCAACTGGGGTGAAAAG GGCTACTTCCGGCTTCATCGAGGGAGTAACGCCTGTGGCATCACCAAGTACCCAGTCACCGCTCTGGTGGCAGGCCAAAGCCAAGGGCGACGGATACGCTGCAACGGCTAG
- the CTSW gene encoding cathepsin W isoform X2, protein MMLPTKLSYLLGLLAMVGLPWNTYSALEQSFHDLPPVTWDIVEQFKAFQIQYNKSYPDPAEQKRRLEIFVDNLAWAQQLTKEHGGMAQFGVTQFSDLTEEEFRQLYQPWWPSSSDPRLKMEKHSRLQRLRTRSCDWRKAGVLNPVRDQKTCNCCWAISAVENVEALWAIQYHKNVVLSVQGGLAKERDYPYRAQLSHNGCQKRKKEAWIHDFLVLPREENYMAQHLVEKGPITVTINMKLLQNYQKGVIKPDRNCDPQHVDHSVLLVGFGHIHNFTYWTLKNSWGSNWGEKGYFRLHRGSNACGITKYPVTALVAGQSQGRRIRCNG, encoded by the exons ATGATGCTCCCCACTAAGCTCTCCTACCTTCTGGGGCTGCTGGCCATGGTGGGCCTTCCCTGGAACACCTACTCCGCTCTCGAACAG AGTTTCCATGACCTGCCACCAGTCACCTGGGACATCGTGGAGCAATTCAAGGCCTTTCAAATCCAGTATAACAAGAGCTACCCAGATCCGGCAG AACAAAAGCGGCGCTTGGAGATCTTTGTTGACAACCTGGCCTGGGCCCAGCAGCTAACAAAGGAGCATGGGGGCATGGCCCAGTTTGGGGTGACCCAGTTCAGTGACCTCACAG AGGAGGAATTTCGCCAGCTTTACCAACCATGGTGGCCCAGCAGCTCAGATCCCAGGCTGAAGATGGAAAAGCACTCAAGATTGCAGAGACTAAGGACTCGTTCCTGTGACTGGAGGAAGGCAGGAGTCCTCAACCCTGTGAGAGATCAG AAAACTTGCAACTGCTGTTGGGCCATTTCAGCCGTGGAAAACGTCGAGGCTTTGTGGGCCATCCAGTACCATAAGAACGTTGTGCTCTCTGTGCAAG GTGGCCTGGCCAAGGAGAGGGATTATCCCTACAGGGCCCAGCTCTCCCACAATGGTtgtcagaagagaaagaaagaggccTGGATCCACGATTTCTTAGTGCTGCCCAGGGAGGAAAACT ACATGGCTCAGCATTTGGTAGAAAAGGGACCCATCACGGTGACCATCAATATGAAACTCTTacag AACTACCAAAAAGGAGTAATCAAACCAGACCGCAATTGTGATCCTCAACACGTGGACCACAGCGTGCTGCTAGTGGGCTTCGGccaca TCCACAACTTTACCTACTGGACCCTAAAAAACTCCTGGGGCAGCAACTGGGGTGAAAAG GGCTACTTCCGGCTTCATCGAGGGAGTAACGCCTGTGGCATCACCAAGTACCCAGTCACCGCTCTGGTGGCAGGCCAAAGCCAAGGGCGACGGATACGCTGCAACGGCTAG
- the CTSW gene encoding cathepsin W isoform X3 translates to MMLPTKLSYLLGLLAMVGLPWNTYSALEQSFHDLPPVTWDIVEQFKAFQIQYNKSYPDPAEQKRRLEIFVDNLAWAQQLTKEHGGMAQFGVTQFSDLTEEEFRQLYQPWWPSSSDPRLKMEKHSRLQRLRTRSCDWRKAGVLNPVRDQKTCNCCWAISAVENVEALWAIQYHKNVVLSVQEVLDCNRCGHSCEGGFVWDAFITILNQNMAQHLVEKGPITVTINMKLLQNYQKGVIKPDRNCDPQHVDHSVLLVGFGHIHNFTYWTLKNSWGSNWGEKGYFRLHRGSNACGITKYPVTALVAGQSQGRRIRCNG, encoded by the exons ATGATGCTCCCCACTAAGCTCTCCTACCTTCTGGGGCTGCTGGCCATGGTGGGCCTTCCCTGGAACACCTACTCCGCTCTCGAACAG AGTTTCCATGACCTGCCACCAGTCACCTGGGACATCGTGGAGCAATTCAAGGCCTTTCAAATCCAGTATAACAAGAGCTACCCAGATCCGGCAG AACAAAAGCGGCGCTTGGAGATCTTTGTTGACAACCTGGCCTGGGCCCAGCAGCTAACAAAGGAGCATGGGGGCATGGCCCAGTTTGGGGTGACCCAGTTCAGTGACCTCACAG AGGAGGAATTTCGCCAGCTTTACCAACCATGGTGGCCCAGCAGCTCAGATCCCAGGCTGAAGATGGAAAAGCACTCAAGATTGCAGAGACTAAGGACTCGTTCCTGTGACTGGAGGAAGGCAGGAGTCCTCAACCCTGTGAGAGATCAG AAAACTTGCAACTGCTGTTGGGCCATTTCAGCCGTGGAAAACGTCGAGGCTTTGTGGGCCATCCAGTACCATAAGAACGTTGTGCTCTCTGTGCAAG AGGTGCTGGACTGTAACCGTTGTGGACACAGCTGTGAGGGTGGCTTCGTTTGGGATGCCTTCATAACTATCCTCAACCAAA ACATGGCTCAGCATTTGGTAGAAAAGGGACCCATCACGGTGACCATCAATATGAAACTCTTacag AACTACCAAAAAGGAGTAATCAAACCAGACCGCAATTGTGATCCTCAACACGTGGACCACAGCGTGCTGCTAGTGGGCTTCGGccaca TCCACAACTTTACCTACTGGACCCTAAAAAACTCCTGGGGCAGCAACTGGGGTGAAAAG GGCTACTTCCGGCTTCATCGAGGGAGTAACGCCTGTGGCATCACCAAGTACCCAGTCACCGCTCTGGTGGCAGGCCAAAGCCAAGGGCGACGGATACGCTGCAACGGCTAG